A single window of Acanthopagrus latus isolate v.2019 chromosome 1, fAcaLat1.1, whole genome shotgun sequence DNA harbors:
- the LOC119019054 gene encoding ectonucleoside triphosphate diphosphohydrolase 7-like — protein sequence MARITFSCLPASWYCSVSLVSLGCAPRQRLLLLVLLFITSAIFLLGTYQRQLWGPQRRPGARVNMYLSIAESMEATDVLNPALNYGIVVDCGSSGSRVFVYYWPPHNGNPHTLLDIRQMKDRDRKPVVKKIKPGISTLAKTPAEASDYLHPLLSFAAAHVPKNKHKETPLYILCTAGMRLLPESVQAAILEDLVTDVPLEFDFLFSRSHAEVISGKQEGVYAWIGINFVLGRFEHADEEDATVEVTTGSQNQRPISRRRTVGIMDMGGASLQIAYEVPSSITFSSPEEEEAGKTVLAEFNLGCDVEHTQHVYRVYVTTFLGFGGNMARQRYEDQLVNKTLSKNRFLTTQTGLSADKPYLDPCLPGGLSDTVVRDNRTLYLRGQGDWTRCQEAVRPFLGLHNGTMSPGGVYQAPINFSNSEFYGFSEFFYCTEDVLRLGGQYDSEKYSRAAMDYCSTKWSTLKQRLDNKLFSQQADVSRLKYQCFKSAWMYEVLHSGFRFPADYPSLKTAQLVYDKEVQWTLGAILFKTRFLPLRDLQQETLRQSHSSWLRSSFVYNHHLFSLCILVVVLAILLYILRLRRIHQREQRQAEALNLLWVEEGEALLP from the exons ATGGCAAG GATCACTTTCTCCTGCCTGCCGGCCTCCTGGTACTGCAGCGTGTCCCTGGTGTCTCTGGGCTGCGCTCCCAGGCagagactgctgctgctggtgctgctctTCATCACTTCTGCCATCTTCCTCCTGGGAACCTACCAGAGGCAGCTGTGGGGCCCGCAGCGGCGGCCCGGGGCCCGAGTCAACAT GTACCTCTCCATCGCTGAGTCCATGGAGGCCACCGACGTCCTCAACCCTGCTCTGAATTATGGGATCGTGGTGGACTGTGGCAGCAGTGGTTCCCGGGTCTTTGTGTACTACTGGCCGCCTCACAACGGGAACCCTCACACGCTGCTCGACATCAGACAGATGAAGGACCGCGATCGCAAACCAGTCGTCAAGAAGATCAAACCCG GTATCTCCACCCTGGCGAAGACACCAGCTGAGGCCAGCGACtacctccaccctctcctcagCTTCGCCGCCGCTCACGTCCcgaagaacaaacacaaagagacgcCGCTCTACATCCTGTGTACTGCCGGCATGAGGCTGCTGCCCGAGAG tgtGCAGGCGGCCATCTTGGAGGACCTGGTCACCGATGTTCCACTGgagtttgacttcctgttttcGCGTTCCCATGCTGAGGTCATCTCTGGGAAACAGGAGG GAGTTTATGCATGGATTGGTATTAATTTTGTGTTGGGCCGCTTTGAACATGCTGATGAGG AGGACGCCACAGTCGAGGTGACAACAGGGTCACAGAACCAGCGGCCAATCAGCAGGCGGCGCACAGTGGGCATCATGGACATGGGTGGAGCTTCACTGCAGATTGCCTATGAGGTTCCCAGCTCCATCACCTTCAGTTCACCAGAAGAA GAGGAGGCGGGGAAGACGGTTCTCGCAGAGTTTAATCTGGGCTGCGACGTCGAGCACACGCAGCACGTCTACAGAGTCTACGTCACCACCTTCCTCGGCTTCGGAGGAAACATGGCCCGTCAGCGCTACGAAGACCAGCTAGTCAACAAAACGCTGTCCAAGAACAG GTTTCTGACCACACAGACCGGCCTGAGTGCAGACAAACCGTACCTGGACCCCTGTCTGCCAGGCGGCCTGTCAGACACAGTTGTGAGGGACAACCGCACTCTGTACCTGAGGGGTCAGGGGGACTGGACCCGCTGTCAGGAGGCCGTCCGACCCTTCCTGGGCCTCCACAACGGCACCATGTCACCAGGGGGCGTCTATCAG gctcCCATCAACTTCAGCAACAGTGAGTTCTACGGGTTCTCCGAGTTCTTCTACTGCACGGAGGACGTGCTGAGGTTGGGAGGACAGTACGACAGCGAGAAGTACTCCCGAGCTGCGATG GACTACTGCTCCACCAAGTGGTCGACACTGAAACAGCGTCTGgacaacaagctgttctctcaGCAGGCCGACGTCAGCAGACTCAA GTATCAGTGCTTCAAGTCAGCCTGGATGTACGAGGTATTACACTCCGGATTCCGATTCCCCGCCGACTACCCGAGTCTGAAAACAGCCCAGCTGGTTTATGACAAGGAGGTGCAGTGGACTCTGGGAGCCATCCTGTTCAAGACCCGCTTCCTGCCTCTCAG GGACCTGCAGCAGGAAACGCTGCGTCAGAGTCACTCCAGCTGGCTGCGCTCCTCCTTCGTCTACAACCACCACCTGTTCTCACTCTGCATCCTGGTCGTGGTGCTCGCCATCCTGCTCTACATCCTGCGCCTGCGGAGGATCCACCAGCGGGAGCAGCGACAGGCCGAGGCCCTGAACCTCCTCTGGGTCGAAGAGGGGGAGGCCCTCCTCCCCTGA